The following coding sequences lie in one Cucurbita pepo subsp. pepo cultivar mu-cu-16 chromosome LG13, ASM280686v2, whole genome shotgun sequence genomic window:
- the LOC111808328 gene encoding probable polygalacturonase, with product MDHPRKSTKTYVTMTKIWVVIVLALVSLVTVDAMNPRLSSNSLEFQAINCRKHSALLTEFGGVGDGVTSNTHAFRQAIEHLSTLAADGGAQLVVPPGKWLTGSFNLTSHFTLFIDKEATILASQNESEWPLVNVLPSYGRGRDAPGGRYCSLIFGTNLTDVVITGNNGTMDGQGSYWWEKFHKGELKVTRPYMIEIMYSDQIQISDLTLINSPSWFVHPIYSSNVIIQGLTILAPVTVPNTDGIDPDSCSNIRIEDCYIVSGDDCIAIKSGWDEYGIKFGMPTEDLVVRRLTCISPDSAGIALGSEMSGGISNVRIENVTAINTESAVRIKTARGRGGYVKDIFVRGMFLSTMKYVFWMTGDYKSHADDKFDPSALPVIKNINYIDVVAENVTMSAKLAGISGDPFTDICVSNVKIGLSKKPKKLQWNCTDVEGFSSDVDPPPCAPLAKSAKSGGCDFPEDKLPIENVQLKSCSVEIPAF from the exons ATGGATCATCCTCGAAAATCCACAAAAACCTAT gTTACCATGACGAAAATCTGGGTTGTGATCGTACTTGCATTGGTGAGCTTAGTCACTGTGGATGCCATGAATCCGCGTCTAAGTTCGAACTCTCTAGAATTTCAGGCAATTAATTGTCGGAAACACTCGGCGTTGTTGACGGAGTTTGGCGGCGTTGGCGATGGAGTAACTTCAAACACTCACGCGTTCCGGCAAGCGATTGAACATCTCAGCACTTTGGCGGCCGATGGTGGTGCTCAATTGGTTGTGCCGCCGGGGAAATGGCTGACTGGAAGTTTTAATCTTACCAGCCATTTCACACTATTTATCGATAAAGAAGCTACAATTCTTGCATCTCAG AATGAATCGGAATGGCCACTTGTGAATGTTCTCCCATCTTATGGGAGGGGAAGAGATGCTCCCGGTGGACGATACTGCAGTTTAATCTTTGGAACTAATCTGACTGATGTTGTTATCACAG GTAACAATGGTACGATGGACGGACAAGGATCTTATTGGTGGGAAAAGTTTCACAAAGGGGAGCTCAAAGTAACACGCCCGTACATGATCGAGATCATGTACTCTGATCAAATCCAGATCTCAGATCTCACTTTGATCAACTCACCTTCTTGGTTCGTTCATCCTATCTATAGCAG CAATGTGATTATCCAAGGGCTTACCATCCTGGCTCCCGTCACTGTACCCAACACCGACGGAATCGATCCAg ATTCATGTTCCAACATTCGAATTGAAGACTGCTACATCGTCTCCGGTGATGATTGCATCGCCATCAAAAGTGGATGGGATGAATACGGTATCAAATTCGGAATGCCGACCGAGGACCTCGTCGTTCGTCGTCTCACTTGCATCTCACCAGATTCTGCAGGTATTGCCCTTGGTAGTGAAATGTCCGGCGGAATCAGCAACGTCAGGATCGAAAACGTCACTGCAATCAACACAGAGTCCGCCGTCAGAATTAAAACCGCTCGTGGACGAGGTGGTTATGTCAAAGACATTTTCGTTCGAGGAATGTTTCTATCCACGATGAAATACGTCTTTTGGATGACTGGAGACTACAAATCGCATGCGGATGACAAGTTCGATCCCTCGGCATTGCCAGTGATTAAGAACATCAATTACATAGACGTGGTGGCCGAAAATGTTACTATGTCGGCAAAGTTGGCGGGGATTTCGGGAGATCCATTCACGGATATTTGTGTTTCGAATGTGAAGATTGGATTGTCGAAGAAGCCTAAAAAGTTACAGTGGAACTGTACGGATGTTGAGGGATTTAGTAGCGATGTGGATCCGCCTCCATGTGCTCCATTGGCTAAGTCAGCAAAAAGCGGTGGATGTGACTTTCCTGAGGATAAGCTGCCAATTGAGAATGTCCAATTGAAGTCATGTTCGGTTGAAATTCCTGCCTTTTAG
- the LOC111808329 gene encoding probable polygalacturonase — protein MDHPRIPTKTNVVAAARISAMIVLALVSLATVDAMNPSLSSNSLKFQAINCRKHFALLTEFGGVGDGVTSNTHAFRRAIEHLSTLATDGGAQLVVPLGKWLTGSFNLTSHFTLFIDKEAKILASQNESEWPLVKVLPSYGRGRDAPGGRYSSLIFGTNLTDVVITGNNGTIDGQGSYWWDKFHKGELNVTRPYMIEIMYSDQIQISDLTLINSPSWFVHPVYSRNVIIQGLTILAPVTVPNTDGIDPDSCSNTRIEDCYIVSGDDCIAIKSGWDEYGIKLGMPTEDLVIRRLTCISPDSAGIALGSEMSGGIRNVRIENVTAINTESAVRIKTARGRGGFVKDIFVRRMFLSTMKYVFWIAGDYKDHADDKFDPSALPEIKNINYRDVVAENVTMSANLAGISGDPFTDICVSNVKIELSKKPKKLQWNCTKIEGFSSDVEPPPCAPLAKAAKSGGCDFPEDHLPIENVQLKSCSF, from the exons ATGGATCATCCTCGAATACCCACAAAAACTAAt GTTGTCGCAGCAGCGAGAATCTCGGCTATGATTGTATTGGCATTGGTGAGCTTAGCCACCGTGGACGCCATGAATCCGAGTCTGAGTTCGAACTCTCTGAAATTTCAGGCGATCAATTGTCGAAAACACTTTGCATTGTTGACGGAGTTTGGTGGCGTTGGCGATGGAGTAACTTCAAATACTCATGCGTTTCGTCGAGCGATTGAACATCTCAGCACACTGGCGACGGATGGCGGTGCTCAATTGGTTGTGCCGCTAGGAAAATGGCTGACAGGAAGTTTTAATTTGACAAGTCATTTCACACTTTTCATTGATAAAGAAGCTAAAATTCTTGCGTCACAG AATGAATCGGAATGGCCACTTGTGAAAGTTCTTCCATCTTATGGGAGGGGAAGAGATGCTCCGGGTGGACGGTACAGCAGCCTCATCTTTGGAACTAATCTTACCGATGTGGTTATCACAg GTAACAACGGCACGATCGACGGGCAGGGGTCTTATTGGTGGGATAAGTTTCACAAAGGGGAGCTCAACGTAACACGACCATACATGATCGAGATCATGTACTCTgatcaaattcaaatctcaGATCTCACTTTGATCAACTCTCCTTCTTGGTTCGTCCATCCCGTCTATAGCAG GAATGTGATTATCCAAGGGCTCACCATCTTGGCTCCAGTCACCGTACCCAACACCGACGGAATCGATCCAG ATTCCTGTTCCAATACTCGAATTGAAGACTGTTATATTGTTTCCGGTGACGATTGCATCGCCATCAAGAGTGGATGGGACGAATACGGTATCAAATTGGGAATGCCGACCGAGGACCTCGTCATTCGCCGTCTCACTTGCATTTCACCAGATTCTGCAGGTATCGCCCTTGGTAGTGAAATGTCCGGCGGAATCCGCAACGTCAGGATTGAAAACGTCACTGCAATCAACACAGAATCTGCTGTCAGAATCAAAACTGCTCGCGGACGAGGCGGCTTTGTCAAGGACATTTTCGTCCGAAGAATGTTTCTATCCACGATGAAATACGTCTTCTGGATTGCTGGAGACTACAAAGATCATGCGGATGATAAGTTCGATCCCTCGGCGTTGCCAGAGATTAAGAACATTAACTACAGAGACGTGGTGGCTGAGAATGTTACAATGTCGGCAAATTTGGCGGGAATTTCAGGAGATCCGTTCACAGATATATGTGTCTCGAATGTGAAGATTGAATTGTCGAAAAAGCCTAAAAAGTTGCAGTGGAACTGTACGAAAATTGAAGGATTTAGTAGCGACGTGGAACCGCCGCCATGTGCTCCGCTGGCTAAGGCAGCAAAAAGTGGTGGATGTGACTTTCCTGAGGATCATCTACCAATTGAGAATGTTCAATTGAAGTCGTGCTCgttttag